Genomic segment of Umezawaea sp. Da 62-37:
AGCTCCAGCGAGACGTCGAGCGCCTCGTCGGTGCCCGCGAAGTCGACCGCGGCGGTGACGCCCCGCGGTGCGGTGGCGCGCACCCGGTCGGCGAGCCCTGGGCCGTAGGCGACGGGGGTGGCGCCGAGTTCGCGGAGCAACGCGTGGTTGCGCTCGGAGGCGGTGGCGATCACCGCCGCCCCCGCGGCGGCGGCCAGTTGCACGCCCATCAGGCCGACTCCGCCCGCCCCGCCGTGGACGAGCACCGTGTCGCCCGCACCGACGCCGGCGGCGTGCAGCGCGTGGACCGCGGTGGTGCCCGCCAGCATGAGCGAGCCAGCCTCGGCCCACCCGAGCCCGGCGGGCTTGGCCACCACCGAGGTGGCCGGGGCCGTGACGTAGTCGGCGTAGGCGGCCGTCACGGGGTGCACGATTACCTCGTCGCCGACCCGCACGCCGGTCACGTCCGCACCGACCTCGGTGACGACGCCCGCGCACTCCAGGCCGATCGCGGGCATCGACGCGGCGATCCCGGCGGCGTCCTTGTGGTCGTCGTCCACGGCGTGGAAGGACCCGCTGTAGAGCTTCCAGTCGATCGGGTTGACGCCCGCGGCCCTGACCTCGACGACCACGCCGTCGGCGGCGGCCTTCGGGACGGGCACCTCGGTCGTGGTGAGGACGTCGGGGCTGCCGTAGGAGGTCGGGCGCACGATTCTGGGCATGACTGGGTTCCTGTCCGGGTGGTGTGGTGGT
This window contains:
- a CDS encoding NADP-dependent oxidoreductase — translated: MPRIVRPTSYGSPDVLTTTEVPVPKAAADGVVVEVRAAGVNPIDWKLYSGSFHAVDDDHKDAAGIAASMPAIGLECAGVVTEVGADVTGVRVGDEVIVHPVTAAYADYVTAPATSVVAKPAGLGWAEAGSLMLAGTTAVHALHAAGVGAGDTVLVHGGAGGVGLMGVQLAAAAGAAVIATASERNHALLRELGATPVAYGPGLADRVRATAPRGVTAAVDFAGTDEALDVSLELVADRDRIASIAGSPRRAAAGVKLLGYGPGQDAGTAIRAAARGELAERAGSGALRVVVDTTFPLAEAAKAHEVGLAGHAPGKLVLIP